From a region of the Pelagicoccus enzymogenes genome:
- a CDS encoding helix-turn-helix transcriptional regulator, which produces MNRIDRLMGTMLLLQSRRVTRAEDIAAHFEISLRTVYRDVSALSEIGIPVVAEAGVGYSLMKGYLLPPIMFSENEAAALGMAGLALSKTSDPSLDASIQSAILKVKAALPERQRRRLERVEESVVFGWSSHAPKPDGAIARLVDLQAALAESRALRISYQAGGCGEVTTREVEPLGMIHYLDYWHLIAWCCLREDYRDFRIDRIQKLEVLDRKAIRCSDFDLQAYLAKEKEHTESLEARLLFSRYSAGRGRREWSLGLVEEEERQDGVLLTLRTGSYEWMTGWLLSFREDVRVVDPPELRELLAEAARKLAEHHASD; this is translated from the coding sequence ATGAACCGAATCGACAGGCTGATGGGAACCATGCTCTTGCTGCAGAGCCGCCGGGTGACGCGAGCGGAGGATATCGCGGCCCATTTCGAAATCAGCTTGCGAACGGTCTATCGCGACGTCTCAGCCTTGAGCGAAATAGGGATCCCCGTGGTCGCGGAAGCGGGCGTCGGCTACTCGTTGATGAAGGGATACCTGTTGCCGCCGATCATGTTCTCCGAAAACGAGGCTGCGGCCTTGGGCATGGCAGGCTTGGCCTTGAGCAAGACGAGCGATCCCTCGCTCGACGCTTCTATCCAGTCGGCGATCTTAAAAGTGAAGGCTGCCTTGCCGGAGCGCCAACGCCGTCGATTGGAACGAGTGGAAGAGTCGGTCGTTTTCGGCTGGAGCAGCCATGCTCCCAAGCCCGACGGGGCGATCGCGCGCTTGGTGGACCTGCAGGCGGCGCTGGCGGAATCGCGGGCCTTGCGGATTTCCTATCAGGCAGGAGGGTGCGGAGAAGTAACGACGCGTGAGGTGGAGCCGTTGGGCATGATCCACTATCTCGATTACTGGCACCTGATCGCATGGTGCTGCCTGCGCGAGGACTACCGGGATTTTCGTATCGATCGTATCCAGAAGCTTGAAGTTCTGGATCGAAAGGCGATCCGCTGCAGCGATTTCGATTTGCAAGCCTATCTCGCTAAGGAGAAGGAGCATACCGAGTCGCTGGAGGCCAGGTTGCTCTTCAGCCGTTATTCGGCCGGTCGGGGACGGCGAGAGTGGTCGCTGGGGTTGGTCGAAGAGGAGGAGAGGCAGGATGGTGTGCTGCTCACCCTGCGTACGGGGTCCTACGAATGGATGACCGGCTGGTTGCTTTCGTTCCGCGAGGACGTTCGTGTGGTGGATCCTCCCGAATTGCGGGAGTTATTGGCGGAGGCGGCGAGAAAGCTTGCGGAACATCATGCGAGCGATTGA
- a CDS encoding anti-sigma factor, which translates to MSRDELQELAALYAVDLLEGEELLAFERELAINPEARLAVERFTATSDVLALTAEEVEPPADLEDRIFSEIYSSDVSASRPGLIPMHIPPESPDTRASRSFGSWFPWGIAAAFAVTSLIFWVQRSEVADRFETLQSEYSEKVDALLTEHSREMNNLEASFTQRVESLLAEHSQELNSLEAEVEKLESQGALQNLRIAVLKSQLESAPNAQAVAVWNASRQTGRLTVSELPALSEDQDYQLWIIDPAYESPVSAGVFNTSDAGTLEYSFSGSESISTINAFALSLESKGGNASPQGPIVLVGN; encoded by the coding sequence ATGAGCCGGGACGAGTTACAGGAGCTGGCGGCCCTCTACGCGGTTGATTTGTTGGAAGGCGAGGAGTTGCTCGCCTTCGAGAGGGAGTTGGCGATCAATCCGGAAGCCCGTTTAGCGGTGGAACGCTTCACGGCTACTTCGGACGTATTGGCGTTGACGGCTGAAGAGGTGGAACCGCCCGCCGATCTGGAGGATCGGATCTTCAGCGAAATCTATAGCTCGGACGTTTCCGCTTCCCGTCCCGGCTTGATCCCGATGCACATCCCGCCCGAGTCGCCCGACACTCGCGCTTCTCGAAGTTTCGGCTCTTGGTTCCCATGGGGGATCGCCGCCGCTTTCGCGGTCACTAGCCTCATCTTCTGGGTTCAGCGATCAGAGGTTGCGGACCGTTTCGAAACGCTGCAGTCGGAGTACAGCGAAAAGGTGGATGCCTTGTTGACCGAGCATTCTCGCGAGATGAACAACTTGGAAGCGAGTTTCACGCAGCGGGTTGAAAGCTTGCTGGCGGAGCACTCGCAAGAGCTGAATTCCCTCGAGGCCGAGGTCGAAAAGCTGGAAAGCCAAGGTGCCTTGCAAAACCTGCGTATCGCCGTTTTGAAGTCCCAGCTGGAGTCGGCTCCCAACGCCCAAGCGGTGGCGGTTTGGAATGCCTCGCGACAGACGGGTCGCCTCACGGTTTCCGAGCTTCCCGCTTTGTCGGAGGACCAAGACTACCAGCTTTGGATCATTGATCCAGCGTACGAGTCGCCGGTCAGCGCTGGCGTTTTCAACACGAGTGACGCCGGCACGCTCGAGTATTCGTTTTCTGGATCCGAGTCGATTTCCACCATCAACGCCTTCGCCCTCAGCTTGGAGAGCAAGGGTGGAAACGCTTCGCCTCAGGGACCGATCGTTTTGGTTGGCAACTAG
- a CDS encoding RNA polymerase sigma factor, with protein MNLKSEQLSELTDAALLHEAGKGDRDAFRVLYRRISKALYSAAFKFTGNAADADELMQETFLELWKQAPQYDASVSQPLTYASRIIRNRAIDRIRKKSRRGRIVDDSREDIVESTQSKPFAGAFESLRSSEAAQAVRQAFGVLTEDQRQVLQLAYFGGLSQSEIAAQESQALGTVKSRIRRGLERLRAELEGKL; from the coding sequence GTGAATTTAAAGTCCGAACAACTTTCCGAACTGACGGATGCGGCCCTCCTGCACGAAGCAGGAAAGGGTGACCGAGACGCGTTTCGCGTTCTCTATCGGCGCATCTCGAAAGCGCTCTACTCTGCAGCGTTCAAGTTTACCGGAAACGCCGCGGACGCTGATGAACTCATGCAGGAGACCTTTCTAGAACTTTGGAAGCAGGCGCCGCAATACGACGCGAGCGTTTCCCAGCCCTTGACCTATGCGTCGCGGATCATCCGCAACCGCGCGATCGATCGGATTCGCAAGAAGTCGCGTCGCGGTCGGATCGTGGACGACTCGAGGGAAGACATCGTGGAGTCGACGCAGAGCAAGCCGTTCGCTGGCGCCTTCGAGAGCTTGCGCAGCAGCGAGGCGGCTCAAGCCGTGCGCCAGGCTTTCGGCGTTTTGACGGAAGACCAGCGGCAGGTTTTGCAGTTGGCATATTTTGGCGGCTTGTCGCAGAGCGAGATCGCGGCCCAGGAGTCGCAAGCTTTGGGCACCGTGAAATCGAGGATTCGCAGGGGCCTTGAACGCTTGCGAGCGGAATTGGAGGGCAAGCTATGA
- a CDS encoding DUF4331 domain-containing protein, whose translation MKHASSQYFGYSLGTLRKTCLASLAGIIATAGAFAASHSDAPLIKQDPQANLTDVYAFVGTKYDDPETKVLNVLVSVRPFSDPGDGVIYERFSTDALYSIHLANPTTGKSFRQYDFRFSSTNSDRAPVLKNPDTILSYGLGTEVGAIQEPGDARQNYTQYYWVAKNRRYLTGALVIPPPNVGANTTPFYNDMDGEAVSGAANLTELDSYTRSTIYDLPSGEAVYAGPREDGFYADTPAIFDLLDSRILDNTGDLSDGLGQDGNGVDGFQGFNVLTYSIQIPISSLPEMSYSDPFFGDAKGVGVYATVSRPSITLRNHRGDYAAGRWVQVNRMGNPLFNEVLVALKDKDAYNRSSPTSDSRYASYATNPEVATLINTVYGTNFQASGRVDLKAVFIPDVLRVNTQTDPVRLPGQEGYSRLGFIGGDTTSGVNSGWPNGRRIGDDVVDIALTAVASGPSYQTITLVGDNVASNDASYHQVFPYLATPHAGPTTDQRESK comes from the coding sequence ATGAAACATGCATCATCCCAATATTTTGGATACAGTCTAGGCACACTCCGAAAAACCTGCCTCGCCAGCCTCGCTGGCATAATCGCCACCGCAGGAGCCTTCGCCGCCAGCCACAGCGATGCTCCACTCATCAAACAGGACCCGCAAGCGAACCTAACCGATGTCTACGCCTTCGTAGGGACCAAATACGACGATCCGGAAACAAAGGTTCTCAACGTGCTCGTCTCCGTCCGCCCTTTCAGCGATCCGGGAGATGGTGTGATTTACGAGCGTTTCTCGACCGACGCGCTCTACAGCATCCATCTCGCCAACCCCACCACTGGAAAAAGCTTCCGCCAATACGACTTTCGCTTCTCCAGCACCAATTCGGATCGAGCCCCCGTATTGAAAAATCCCGATACGATTCTCTCCTACGGCTTGGGCACCGAAGTGGGAGCTATCCAAGAACCAGGCGACGCCCGTCAAAACTACACCCAATACTATTGGGTCGCCAAAAACCGACGCTACCTAACGGGCGCCCTCGTCATTCCGCCTCCCAATGTCGGAGCCAACACCACTCCCTTCTACAATGACATGGACGGGGAAGCTGTTTCCGGAGCCGCAAACCTGACGGAACTCGACTCCTACACCCGCAGCACGATCTACGACTTGCCAAGCGGCGAAGCAGTCTACGCCGGACCTCGTGAGGATGGATTCTACGCCGATACGCCTGCCATCTTCGACCTGCTCGATTCCCGCATCCTCGACAACACCGGAGACTTGAGCGACGGTCTCGGACAAGACGGAAACGGGGTCGACGGATTCCAAGGATTCAACGTATTGACCTACTCGATACAAATTCCGATTAGCTCCCTTCCCGAGATGTCCTACTCGGATCCATTCTTCGGCGACGCTAAAGGTGTAGGTGTCTACGCGACCGTCAGCCGACCTAGCATAACCTTGCGCAACCATCGGGGAGACTACGCCGCCGGGCGCTGGGTACAGGTAAATCGCATGGGCAACCCGCTTTTCAACGAAGTGCTCGTAGCCCTCAAGGATAAGGACGCGTACAACCGCTCCAGCCCAACCAGCGACAGCCGCTACGCAAGCTACGCGACCAACCCAGAAGTCGCCACGCTCATCAACACCGTCTACGGCACCAACTTTCAAGCAAGCGGACGTGTCGACCTGAAAGCGGTCTTCATTCCAGACGTTCTTCGGGTAAATACCCAAACAGATCCTGTTCGGCTCCCCGGTCAGGAAGGATACAGCCGCCTCGGTTTTATTGGAGGAGATACGACCAGCGGCGTAAACAGCGGATGGCCTAACGGTCGACGCATTGGCGACGACGTCGTCGACATCGCGCTGACCGCGGTCGCTAGCGGACCTAGCTACCAGACGATCACGCTCGTTGGAGACAACGTAGCCTCCAACGATGCTTCGTACCACCAAGTATTCCCATACTTGGCAACGCCGCACGCTGGTCCGACCACAGACCAACGGGAATCCAAATAG
- a CDS encoding tetratricopeptide repeat protein, with protein sequence MTFSSSRTTLFAATGSMAMASLLLASPEDLVERGNALMQLSRDEMNPKYYKQAADLYSEALEIDPENSDAILGIAWVENSNHNFENGEAWAHKAIEINSELADAYSLLGDSQVEHGEYEEAFDNYQRSLDLRPDLASYSRAAHLVWLTGNRERGMKLMELAISAGAPHAENTAWCQSKLSIMLLHAGELKHALRLGTEAAAHAPKNPLVLANLGIIKRRLGETETALSLFERSHQLQPTHESLSHLYDLYTEQENTDKAQKIYEALVSYHRHHHGPIFGLEHPKDGHGHGSHGHHHAPASAQLAKFWLDRGLYPELALREAKNAFHQYPNIESAHTLALAYHKFGQNKNAARVMEKALHWTPPLPEIYYHAGLIQKGLGDDSEAQRNFERAVELDPQFNRPEIPEQEAHLASSSGTTVAALH encoded by the coding sequence ATGACTTTTAGTAGCTCTCGCACAACACTCTTCGCGGCCACCGGCAGCATGGCCATGGCCAGCCTTCTACTCGCTTCCCCTGAGGATCTGGTCGAGCGAGGCAACGCTCTCATGCAGTTGTCTCGCGACGAGATGAACCCCAAGTACTACAAGCAAGCTGCGGACTTATACTCCGAAGCCTTGGAAATCGACCCCGAAAATTCGGACGCCATCCTCGGCATCGCCTGGGTTGAGAACTCGAATCACAACTTCGAAAACGGCGAAGCGTGGGCACACAAGGCTATAGAAATAAACTCGGAACTCGCCGACGCGTATTCACTACTTGGCGACTCCCAAGTCGAGCATGGCGAATACGAGGAAGCCTTTGACAACTATCAGCGCTCCCTCGACCTGCGACCCGATTTGGCAAGCTACAGCCGAGCCGCCCACCTCGTCTGGCTGACTGGCAACCGTGAAAGAGGAATGAAGTTAATGGAACTCGCGATCAGCGCCGGTGCCCCTCACGCGGAAAATACCGCATGGTGCCAATCCAAGCTCAGTATCATGCTGCTACATGCCGGCGAGCTCAAACACGCCCTGCGACTGGGAACGGAAGCCGCTGCCCACGCTCCTAAAAATCCGCTCGTTCTCGCCAATCTCGGCATCATCAAACGCCGACTCGGCGAAACCGAAACTGCCCTCAGTTTATTCGAACGCTCCCACCAACTCCAGCCTACCCACGAATCTCTCTCCCACCTCTACGACCTCTACACCGAGCAAGAGAACACCGATAAGGCTCAGAAGATCTACGAAGCGCTCGTTTCCTATCACCGCCACCATCATGGGCCAATTTTCGGCTTAGAGCATCCCAAAGATGGGCACGGCCACGGTTCGCACGGACACCATCACGCACCCGCATCCGCTCAGCTCGCGAAGTTCTGGCTCGATCGAGGCCTGTATCCAGAATTAGCCTTACGGGAAGCTAAAAACGCTTTTCACCAGTATCCCAACATTGAGTCAGCCCACACGCTTGCCCTTGCCTACCACAAATTCGGCCAAAACAAAAACGCGGCCCGAGTCATGGAAAAAGCCTTACACTGGACACCCCCTTTGCCCGAAATTTACTATCACGCCGGACTGATCCAGAAAGGTCTCGGAGATGATTCCGAAGCACAGAGAAATTTCGAGCGAGCGGTCGAACTTGACCCCCAATTCAATCGGCCTGAAATACCTGAACAAGAGGCGCATCTCGCATCCTCCTCAGGTACTACAGTTGCAGCGCTTCATTGA
- a CDS encoding cytochrome d ubiquinol oxidase subunit II — protein sequence MNEFLQDGAWLPFAFAFLIGLSMLLYAVLDGYDLGVGLLSRFVERPDRDRMVGSIGPYWDANETWLVLGVGLLLVAFPAAHGLVLGELYLPVAIMLVGLIFRGVSFDFRKKVAPEKQEGWDRTFFLGSLVVALSQGYMVGRFVVGFQSGWISELFSVFFGFLVVAGYGLMGAAWLILKTEDALQRFAVKWARRAIWAMVAAALLSSLTAPFVNTRIYDRMFAFPEATLLIAMPLVSMLLTVIMHFLLGALPMPGDRLSAMPFAISVSIFVLGFVGLVYSFYPYIVPGQLRIVEAAAAPESLRVILIGTAIVFPFLVGYTVFAYRVFRGKATDLSYD from the coding sequence ATGAACGAATTTTTGCAAGATGGGGCTTGGTTGCCTTTCGCTTTCGCCTTTTTGATTGGCCTGTCGATGCTGCTTTATGCGGTGCTCGATGGTTACGACTTAGGGGTTGGCTTGTTGTCGCGTTTCGTTGAACGGCCGGATCGAGACCGAATGGTGGGGTCGATTGGCCCTTACTGGGATGCGAACGAGACCTGGTTGGTCCTAGGGGTGGGGCTGTTGCTGGTGGCCTTCCCGGCGGCCCACGGTTTGGTCTTGGGAGAGCTTTACCTACCGGTCGCGATCATGCTGGTCGGGCTTATTTTCCGCGGCGTGTCATTCGACTTCCGCAAGAAGGTGGCGCCGGAGAAGCAGGAAGGCTGGGACCGGACTTTCTTTTTAGGATCCTTGGTGGTGGCCTTGAGCCAAGGCTACATGGTCGGGCGTTTTGTGGTAGGATTTCAGTCGGGCTGGATCAGCGAGCTCTTCTCGGTGTTCTTCGGTTTTTTGGTGGTGGCTGGCTATGGCTTGATGGGGGCGGCTTGGTTGATTCTCAAAACGGAAGACGCCCTGCAGCGATTTGCGGTCAAGTGGGCGCGCCGGGCGATTTGGGCCATGGTGGCGGCCGCGCTGCTGAGCAGCCTCACGGCCCCGTTCGTGAATACGCGTATCTATGACCGGATGTTTGCGTTTCCGGAAGCGACCCTGCTGATCGCCATGCCGCTGGTTTCCATGCTGCTGACGGTGATCATGCATTTCTTGCTGGGAGCTCTCCCGATGCCCGGCGATCGCTTGTCGGCGATGCCCTTCGCTATTTCCGTTTCCATCTTCGTTCTCGGTTTCGTGGGGCTGGTATACAGTTTCTATCCGTACATCGTGCCGGGACAGTTGAGAATCGTGGAGGCGGCAGCGGCTCCGGAGTCGCTGCGGGTCATTCTCATCGGGACCGCGATCGTGTTTCCGTTTTTGGTGGGCTACACTGTGTTTGCCTATCGGGTTTTCCGAGGCAAGGCCACGGATCTGAGCTATGACTGA
- a CDS encoding cytochrome ubiquinol oxidase subunit I — translation MDAFVLSRIQFAANITFHILFPSITIGLGWLLLYFKFRFQRSKDEKWMELYFLFTKIFALTFSLGVVSGVTMSFQFGTNWPGYMNTVGNIAGPLLAYEVLTAFFLEASMLGIMLFGFRRVKPWVHSLATFLVAAGTSLSAFWILALNSWMHTPTGFEMIDGVAHATSWKEVIFNPSMPYRFAHAVLASGLTVAFLGAGLMAYKRLRGDSGAAVQAGLRSCLFLAAVLAPLQLVVGDLHGTNTRDYQPQKLAAMEALWESGEGVHLSLFALPDEAERENRFEVSVPKLGSLIVTRDPNGYVQGLNDFEGEHPPVAPVYWSFRIMVGTGMLMIFAGLYGAWSLWKRGELPTWFLRLLQWMTLAGWVATVAGWYVTEIGRQPWLVQGVLKAKDAVADIPPANVGVTLAAYLLTYAVLLVAYVTALFYLTRNAKRAGDVNRKPNPQ, via the coding sequence ATGGACGCGTTTGTCCTGTCGCGTATCCAATTCGCGGCGAACATCACTTTTCACATCCTCTTCCCGTCGATCACGATTGGGCTGGGGTGGCTATTGCTCTACTTCAAGTTTCGCTTCCAAAGGAGCAAGGACGAGAAGTGGATGGAGCTGTATTTCCTGTTCACCAAGATCTTCGCCCTGACCTTCAGCTTGGGGGTTGTGAGTGGGGTGACCATGTCGTTCCAGTTTGGAACCAATTGGCCCGGCTACATGAATACCGTTGGAAATATCGCAGGGCCGTTGCTCGCCTATGAAGTGCTGACCGCGTTTTTCCTGGAGGCGAGCATGCTGGGAATCATGCTCTTCGGCTTTCGTCGTGTGAAGCCTTGGGTGCATAGTTTGGCGACGTTTCTGGTGGCAGCAGGAACGAGCTTATCCGCTTTTTGGATACTGGCGTTAAACAGCTGGATGCACACGCCCACGGGATTCGAAATGATCGACGGCGTGGCTCACGCAACCAGCTGGAAAGAGGTCATTTTCAACCCTTCCATGCCGTATCGATTTGCGCATGCGGTTTTGGCGTCCGGGCTAACGGTTGCGTTTTTGGGAGCGGGGCTCATGGCTTACAAGCGATTGAGGGGAGACAGCGGGGCGGCGGTGCAAGCGGGTTTGCGGTCTTGTCTGTTTCTAGCGGCCGTCCTCGCCCCGCTTCAGCTGGTGGTCGGTGATCTGCACGGAACGAACACCCGTGACTACCAGCCGCAGAAGCTCGCTGCCATGGAAGCGCTTTGGGAAAGTGGGGAAGGGGTGCATCTGAGCTTGTTTGCCCTGCCTGACGAAGCGGAGAGGGAGAACCGCTTTGAAGTTTCGGTGCCCAAGTTGGGCAGTCTCATCGTGACGCGAGACCCGAACGGGTATGTGCAGGGATTGAACGATTTCGAAGGAGAGCATCCGCCGGTGGCTCCCGTTTACTGGTCGTTTCGCATTATGGTGGGAACGGGCATGTTGATGATATTTGCCGGCCTCTACGGGGCTTGGTCGCTTTGGAAGCGAGGTGAATTGCCGACTTGGTTCCTGCGCTTGCTGCAGTGGATGACGCTGGCGGGGTGGGTTGCCACGGTGGCGGGCTGGTACGTCACTGAGATCGGTCGCCAGCCGTGGCTGGTGCAGGGCGTGCTGAAGGCAAAGGACGCGGTGGCGGACATTCCTCCGGCGAATGTGGGAGTGACCTTGGCGGCATACCTGCTTACCTATGCCGTGCTCTTAGTCGCTTACGTGACGGCTCTTTTCTACCTGACTCGCAACGCCAAGAGGGCGGGGGACGTGAATCGTAAACCGAATCCGCAATGA
- the ilvC gene encoding ketol-acid reductoisomerase translates to MSRKNYFNTLTLAQKLEQLGRCRFMNPSEFNGVEALKGKKVVIVGCGAQGLNQGLNMRDSGLDVSYTLRGAAIEEKRQSWKNATENGFAVGTYEEMLPSADLVLNLTPDKQHTAVINAVQPLMKKGATLAYSHGFNIVEEGMQIRDDLTVIMVAPKSPGTEVREEYKRGFGVPTLLAVHTENDPEGKGWDIAKAYACATGGDRAGCLESSFIAEVKSDLMGEQTILCGLLQAGSLLAYDKMIEEGIEAGWASKFVQHSFDTICEALKHGGITNMMDRLSNPAKLKAFELSEQLKDIMRDLFDKHQEDIMSGAFSSGMMADWDNDDKDLLAWREATNETAFEKSTAGDVEISEQEYFDKGILMVAFVRAGVELAFESMTNAGIKEESAYYESLHETPLIANTIGRKKLYEMNKVISDTAEYGCYLFSNAAIPLLGDFMKGIKTDVIGKGLESSCTAVDNQELVAANAKIRSHGVEKIGAVLRGHMTAMAKIAVGG, encoded by the coding sequence ATGAGCAGAAAAAACTACTTCAACACACTGACTTTGGCCCAAAAGCTGGAGCAACTCGGCCGTTGCCGTTTTATGAATCCCTCCGAGTTTAACGGAGTCGAAGCACTCAAGGGCAAGAAAGTGGTCATCGTGGGCTGTGGCGCTCAGGGCCTCAACCAGGGCCTCAACATGCGTGACTCCGGTCTCGATGTCAGCTACACGCTGCGTGGGGCGGCGATCGAGGAGAAGCGCCAGTCTTGGAAGAACGCGACCGAGAACGGCTTCGCAGTGGGTACCTACGAAGAGATGCTTCCTTCGGCGGACCTCGTGTTGAACCTCACTCCCGACAAGCAGCACACTGCGGTGATCAATGCGGTTCAGCCGCTCATGAAGAAGGGCGCGACCCTCGCGTACTCGCACGGCTTTAACATCGTAGAAGAAGGCATGCAGATCCGCGACGACCTCACGGTGATCATGGTCGCTCCCAAGAGCCCTGGCACCGAGGTGCGCGAAGAGTACAAGCGCGGTTTCGGCGTTCCGACCCTTCTCGCGGTTCACACCGAGAACGATCCGGAAGGCAAGGGCTGGGATATCGCCAAGGCTTACGCTTGCGCTACAGGTGGCGATCGCGCCGGCTGCCTCGAGTCTAGCTTCATCGCCGAAGTGAAGTCCGATCTCATGGGCGAGCAGACCATCCTCTGCGGTCTCCTCCAAGCCGGCTCTCTTCTCGCCTACGACAAGATGATCGAAGAAGGCATCGAAGCAGGCTGGGCTTCCAAGTTCGTGCAGCACTCCTTCGACACGATTTGCGAAGCGCTCAAGCACGGTGGCATCACTAACATGATGGATCGCCTCAGCAACCCAGCGAAGCTCAAGGCTTTCGAGCTTTCCGAGCAGCTGAAGGACATCATGCGCGACCTCTTTGACAAGCACCAGGAAGACATCATGTCCGGCGCTTTCTCCAGCGGCATGATGGCCGACTGGGACAACGACGACAAGGACTTGCTGGCGTGGCGCGAAGCGACCAACGAAACCGCATTCGAAAAGTCGACTGCTGGCGATGTGGAAATTTCCGAGCAAGAGTACTTCGACAAGGGCATCCTTATGGTGGCCTTCGTACGCGCCGGTGTGGAGCTCGCTTTCGAGTCCATGACCAACGCGGGCATCAAGGAAGAGTCGGCCTACTACGAGTCCCTCCACGAAACGCCTCTCATCGCCAACACCATTGGCCGCAAGAAGCTCTACGAGATGAACAAGGTTATCTCCGACACGGCCGAGTACGGTTGCTACCTCTTCTCCAACGCCGCGATTCCTCTGCTTGGCGATTTCATGAAGGGAATCAAGACCGACGTGATCGGCAAGGGTCTCGAGTCCAGCTGCACAGCAGTTGACAACCAAGAGTTGGTTGCAGCCAACGCCAAGATCCGCAGCCACGGTGTCGAGAAGATCGGCGCGGTATTGCGCGGTCACATGACTGCTATGGCGAAGATCGCGGTGGGCGGTTAA
- a CDS encoding class I SAM-dependent methyltransferase: MDVERVRGYFNDAATVQHYAKAVANVGLWESEKLLFSKYFLRQESLLDLGCGAGRASIGLWEEGFERVLGTDLAEAMVQESRDIAECLGCPFSFQREDATALSFASDRFDGVVFAFNGLMQIPGRSVRRRALKEIHRVLRAGGRFIFSTLDREDRLYSKVFAVADDPEHDLRQNDQLLDYGDRHFRTEHGTTFMHVPLRAEVVEDLRQAGFELLEDAMRSELACESASVREFSEDCRLWVARKPR; the protein is encoded by the coding sequence ATGGATGTAGAGAGAGTTCGGGGTTATTTCAACGACGCGGCCACAGTGCAACACTATGCGAAGGCTGTGGCTAACGTTGGGCTTTGGGAATCGGAGAAGCTGTTGTTTAGCAAGTACTTCTTGCGGCAAGAAAGTTTGCTGGACCTTGGTTGCGGAGCAGGGCGCGCGAGCATCGGCCTCTGGGAAGAGGGGTTCGAGAGGGTATTGGGCACGGATTTGGCGGAGGCCATGGTTCAGGAGTCGAGAGATATCGCGGAGTGCCTAGGGTGCCCGTTTTCCTTCCAGAGAGAGGATGCGACTGCTCTCAGCTTTGCCTCGGACCGATTTGACGGGGTGGTCTTTGCTTTCAATGGATTGATGCAGATCCCGGGGCGATCGGTGAGGCGTCGCGCCTTGAAGGAGATCCACCGGGTGTTGCGCGCGGGCGGGCGTTTCATTTTTTCGACCTTGGATCGGGAAGATCGCTTGTACTCGAAGGTGTTTGCAGTGGCGGACGACCCGGAACACGACCTGAGGCAAAACGACCAGCTGCTCGACTACGGGGATCGACATTTCCGGACCGAGCACGGAACGACTTTCATGCACGTGCCGCTGCGAGCTGAGGTGGTGGAAGACTTGCGGCAAGCGGGTTTCGAGCTGTTGGAGGACGCGATGCGTAGCGAACTGGCCTGCGAGTCTGCCTCGGTTCGCGAATTTTCGGAAGACTGCCGCCTTTGGGTGGCTCGGAAGCCGCGCTAG
- the rplU gene encoding 50S ribosomal protein L21 — protein sequence MKATIQTQGKQYTVTEGDVLIVNRYPETEAGQKLEINEVLTVGEGDAFKLGAPFVSGAKVSATILENKRGRKIVVFKKKKRQGYERRRGHRQELSVIKIDSIES from the coding sequence ATGAAAGCAACCATTCAAACACAGGGCAAACAGTACACCGTAACCGAAGGCGACGTTCTTATCGTGAACCGCTACCCAGAAACGGAAGCTGGACAGAAGCTCGAAATCAACGAAGTCCTCACCGTGGGCGAAGGCGATGCTTTCAAGCTGGGCGCACCTTTCGTTAGCGGCGCAAAGGTTTCCGCAACCATCCTTGAGAACAAGCGCGGCCGCAAGATCGTGGTCTTCAAGAAGAAGAAGCGCCAAGGTTACGAGCGTCGCCGCGGACATCGCCAAGAGCTCTCCGTCATCAAGATCGACTCCATCGAGTCCTAA
- the rpmA gene encoding 50S ribosomal protein L27: protein MAHKKGQGTSKNGRDSNPKNLGVKKFGGEEVIAGNIIVRQRGTRFHAGKNVGMGRDHTLFALSDGKVVFDKEHRKVAIEA, encoded by the coding sequence ATGGCACACAAAAAAGGACAAGGTACTTCCAAGAACGGACGCGACTCTAACCCAAAGAACCTCGGCGTTAAGAAGTTCGGCGGAGAAGAAGTAATCGCCGGCAACATCATCGTTCGCCAACGCGGCACCCGCTTCCACGCTGGCAAGAACGTTGGCATGGGACGCGACCACACGTTGTTCGCCCTCAGCGACGGCAAGGTCGTCTTCGACAAGGAACACCGCAAGGTCGCCATCGAAGCCTAA